In Zingiber officinale cultivar Zhangliang chromosome 1A, Zo_v1.1, whole genome shotgun sequence, a genomic segment contains:
- the LOC122009490 gene encoding superoxide dismutase [Cu-Zn]-like has product MVKAVAVLGNSEGVKGTIYFVQEGDGPTTVTGSITGLKPGLHGFHVHALGDTTNGCMSIGPHFNPAGKLHGAPEDEN; this is encoded by the exons ATGGTGAAGGCTGTTGCTGTCTTGGGTAACAGTGAGGGTGTTAAGGGCACAATTTACTTCGTCCAGGAAGGAGATG GTCCAACCACCGTCACCGGATCCATCACTGGCCTCAAGCCTGGGCTTCATGGCTTCCATGTGCATGCTCTTGGAGACACCACCAATGGATGCATGTCAATTG GGCCTCATTTTAATCCTGCTGGAAAGTTACATGGTGCTCCTGAAGATGAAAACTGA